A window of the Scandinavium goeteborgense genome harbors these coding sequences:
- a CDS encoding phage major tail tube protein: MNTGFIYSKSGLWLGNNTRVAGVLSLTPPAITATIGNYKTTWMDMATPVDNGMEPMQTEFKIGADIDVLSLFGFIPGSSTRVQVRRTYRDTDGVLHTFVDEMEGIIGTITSDEAGTDSKESVGMSVTMNLSYYKLTVDGKEIYEIDPANMIRSVNGVNVLADEKDALLM, from the coding sequence ATGAATACCGGATTTATCTACTCAAAATCAGGGCTGTGGTTGGGCAACAATACCCGCGTGGCGGGCGTTCTGTCGCTGACGCCGCCAGCCATCACCGCGACCATTGGCAATTACAAAACCACCTGGATGGATATGGCCACGCCGGTGGATAACGGCATGGAACCGATGCAGACGGAATTTAAGATTGGTGCCGACATCGATGTTCTTTCGCTGTTTGGCTTCATTCCCGGCAGCTCAACCCGCGTACAGGTTCGCCGTACGTATCGTGACACCGACGGCGTGCTGCACACCTTCGTGGATGAAATGGAAGGCATCATCGGCACCATTACCTCAGACGAGGCCGGTACTGACAGTAAAGAGAGCGTGGGGATGTCGGTCACTATGAACCTCAGTTATTACAAACTGACGGTCGACGGGAAGGAAATCTACGAGATTGACCCGGCGAACATGATCCGCAGCGTTAACGGCGTGAACGTTCTGGCAGACGAAAAAGACGCGTTGTTGATGTAA
- a CDS encoding phage tail sheath family protein, translating to MDLHGTRTSETDNAAKQITTVNMSVIGIVGTAPLAQRGEVATLTTGSSLLNNQIVFSATRSGKDGNQLNVQATTGEADSSGGAATLAFFEDDLLTIILGTDGDGVISATAADVVAAVSELDPGLAELSITAALPEGITGEGIMLPFGATALAGGESEPFPLFTPSLISGSRSQAKKLGYAGTLYADMYDILNQIGALVMVVRVPEIPSEDLQRAAIIQGIEALKLGQSSLNYNPRILIAPEWSTDDGVGKALESMANQCRAVAYLDSPSMATPEEVARRGQQYGARVEILRPRIMVTSDVTGKSTSRPYSAAAAGHRVRIDSDYGYWWSKSNHEVYGFTGLEQVDSFLVGDETSVVNQLNQANVSTVVMLDAYKHWGNRLCTDDPQYRFESVRRTMDAIEDSIQLMVTKNYLDRPIDKAFATSIVGSVNSYLRQQTKLGVLNGGRCWLDPDLNTAESLAAGKVYFNVAIGPKSPAEEITATYAIDNTYTVQAFSLAA from the coding sequence ATGGATTTACACGGTACCCGGACCAGTGAAACGGACAACGCCGCGAAACAAATCACCACCGTCAATATGTCGGTGATCGGCATCGTCGGTACAGCGCCGCTGGCCCAGCGCGGTGAAGTGGCGACCCTGACCACCGGCAGTTCGCTGCTGAACAACCAGATTGTGTTCAGTGCGACGCGCAGTGGCAAAGACGGCAATCAGCTGAATGTACAGGCGACCACCGGTGAAGCGGATTCGTCCGGCGGGGCTGCCACGCTGGCCTTTTTCGAAGATGACCTGCTGACCATCATTCTTGGCACTGACGGCGACGGCGTAATCAGTGCCACGGCAGCGGATGTGGTGGCTGCCGTCAGCGAGCTGGACCCGGGCCTGGCGGAGCTCAGCATTACCGCCGCGCTGCCGGAGGGGATTACAGGCGAAGGCATCATGCTGCCATTTGGTGCCACGGCGCTGGCCGGTGGCGAGAGTGAACCTTTCCCGTTGTTCACGCCGTCCCTCATTTCTGGCAGCCGCAGTCAGGCTAAAAAGCTGGGCTATGCAGGCACGCTCTACGCGGATATGTACGACATCCTCAATCAGATTGGCGCCCTGGTGATGGTGGTGCGTGTCCCGGAAATCCCGTCAGAAGACCTGCAGCGGGCAGCGATTATCCAGGGTATCGAGGCGCTGAAACTGGGGCAGTCCAGCCTCAACTACAACCCACGTATTCTGATTGCGCCGGAGTGGAGCACCGACGACGGGGTCGGTAAAGCGCTCGAGAGCATGGCGAACCAGTGCCGGGCCGTGGCCTACCTCGATTCACCCTCGATGGCGACACCGGAAGAGGTCGCCCGCCGTGGCCAGCAGTATGGCGCCCGCGTGGAAATCCTGCGACCACGCATCATGGTCACCAGCGACGTCACCGGCAAAAGTACCAGCCGCCCGTACTCCGCTGCCGCAGCCGGTCACCGGGTCCGTATCGACAGCGATTACGGTTACTGGTGGTCGAAGTCCAACCACGAGGTTTACGGCTTTACCGGCCTCGAGCAGGTGGACAGCTTCCTTGTGGGCGATGAGACCAGTGTGGTGAACCAGCTCAACCAGGCGAACGTCAGCACCGTCGTGATGCTCGATGCCTACAAGCACTGGGGCAACCGTCTGTGTACCGACGACCCGCAATACCGATTCGAATCGGTGCGCCGCACGATGGACGCCATCGAGGATTCAATTCAGCTGATGGTGACCAAAAACTATCTTGATCGCCCGATCGACAAGGCATTCGCCACCTCGATTGTCGGCTCGGTGAACAGCTACCTGCGCCAGCAGACAAAGCTGGGCGTGCTTAACGGGGGCCGCTGCTGGCTGGATCCGGACCTCAATACCGCTGAATCACTGGCAGCCGGCAAGGTGTACTTCAACGTGGCCATCGGGCCAAAATCACCGGCAGAAGAAATCACCGCGACCTACGCCATCGACAATACCTACACCGTGCAGGCATTCAGCCTCGCCGCCTGA